The following proteins come from a genomic window of Lolium rigidum isolate FL_2022 chromosome 5, APGP_CSIRO_Lrig_0.1, whole genome shotgun sequence:
- the LOC124656028 gene encoding uncharacterized protein LOC124656028 produces MEGYMKFALHQYNSKEKLVEDMRFEFEKSQSQNWIVEGEFDDLFYYHFNLTAKQTCSSVFTFFAEVTPEDGDDCEVLCCRLLNDDDNGHCFGCENEGVDDLRHPACESYVGGHEDRGFPFMENSETEDDSD; encoded by the exons ATGGAAGGATACATGAAGTTTGCTCTCCATCAGTACAACAGTAAAGAAAAACTTGTTGAG GATATGAGATTTGAGTTTGAGAAATCCCAAAGTCAGAATTGGATCGTTGAAGGAGAGTTTGACGACCTGTTCTATTACCATTTTAATTTGACAGCTAAGCAGACCTGTTCTTCTGTGTTTACATTTTTTGCGGAAGTAACCCCAGAAGATGGAGATGATTGTGAGGTTCTCTGCTGCAGACTTCTAAATGATGATGACAATG GACACTGCTTTGGTTGTGAGAATGAAGGCGTAGATGACTTAAGGCATCCCGCTTGTGAATCGTATGTTGGAGGTCACGAAGATCGGGGTTTCCCATTTATGGAGAACAGTGAGACTGAG GATGACAGCGATTGA
- the LOC124656029 gene encoding uncharacterized protein At4g14100-like, whose translation MLWLAPFCSDQQGAVARATEKKMTPPLLALLLLCLQAAHAAAGAAPKPTLWPHQFHATLVLDYHGNLSIADLWYDWPRGLNLHIIRDQLAADAPLYDAQWTNGTSFFYTPARRECRPVAVGVGILRPDWLASGVAYVGRAPVGGFDCHVWTKADFITYYEDVATRRPVKWVFHTTGRIANVMSFEPGAVPEAAQWQAPDYCFAKHGKGMAKDSLISDPDGHGDESFIPKMRMLRG comes from the exons ATGCTGTGGCTAGCACCGTTCTGTTCCGATCAGCAGGGAGCGGTGGCCAGAGCTACCGAGAAGAAGATGACGCCGCCTCTgctggcgctcctcctcctctgcctccaggccgcacacgccgccgccggcgcggcccCGAAGCCAACCCTATGGCCGCACCAGTTCCACGCGACGCTGGTGCTGGACTACCACGGCAACCTGTCCATCGCCGACCTCTGGTACGACTGGCCGCGGGGCCTGAACCTGCACATCATCCGCgaccagctcgccgccgacgcgCCGCTCTACGACGCCCAGTGGACCAACGGCACCTCCTTCTTCTACACCCCGGCGCGCCGGGAGTGCCGCCCCGTCGCGGTCGGCGTCGGCATCCTGCGCCCCGACTGGCTCGCCTCCGGCGTCGCCTACGTCGGGCGCGCCCCCGTCGGCGGGTTCGACTGCCACGTCTGGACCAAGGCCGACTTCATCACCTACTACGAGGATGTGGCCACCAGGCGCCCCGTCAAATGGGTTTTCCACACAACAG GGCGGATCGCAAACGTGATGAGCTTCGAGCCAGGGGCGGTGCCGGAGGCCGCGCAATGGCAGGCGCCTGACTACTGTTTCGCCAAGCACGGCAAGGGAATGGCCAAGGACAGCCTCATCTCTGATCCTGACGGACATGGCGATGAGAGCTTCATCCCCAAGATGAGAATGCTGAGAGGTTAA